From a single Panulirus ornatus isolate Po-2019 chromosome 69, ASM3632096v1, whole genome shotgun sequence genomic region:
- the Spase12 gene encoding signal peptidase complex subunit 1: MDTFMGFSVHMDFEGQKLAERLFQIIVVTFGAVGWLYGYYVQDFFMTVLTLSAGFVLACLVTLPPWPIYRRYPLKWAPSQDPTASTSTAESTSGKKKKK, from the exons ATGGATACGTTTATGGGGTTTTCGGTTCATATG GACTTCGAGGGACAGAAATTGGCTGAGAGACTGTTTCAGATTATTGTGGTTACATTTGGG GCTGTTGGCTGGCTGTATGGATACTACGTGCAAGATTTCTTCATGACTGTTCTTACCCTTTCTGCAGGTTTTGTTTTGGCTTGTCTG GTAACACTGCCACCGTGGCCAATCTACCGACGATACCCCCTCAAGTGGGCCCCATCCCAAGATCCTACTGCTTCAACCTCTACTGCTGAAAGTACGTcaggcaagaagaagaaaaaatag